The genomic region GAAGAAGTTTAAAGGGTAAAACCTTCCGGAGCAAGAACTAAGAAGCTAACATGGAAAACATCGACAGGTATTGGTAGTTGAATGTCTCACCTTAGAGAATGGACAGGTCGACTTTGATGGAGGAGTTTGACACGGTTCAAGTTGAAAGGGATTCATCCATTTTGATATTAGTTATTCACAAGAAGTTTACTTGCTCTTTCTTCCCTCTAAAAAAAGAGAAGTTTACTTCCTCTACAGATCTGTATACAATGGTGTACGTGCTCTTGGTCTGTTGCAACTAATTGAGCGTGAACATGAACCAATCGAATGAGCAAGTGACCTAAGTTTTCTTAGTCAGTTACACACAATCTACGTGATCACCAATAACTTTGCATAAATGACGATTTAGTTGAAGACTAATTGATGTCTAAATTAGGCTCTTGGGGCCAAGTCTTTCCATCAATGATGACGGATCGATGCCGATGAAATTGATGCAAAGAAGATTTGATGTTTCAAAGATTGTGTCATTGTAAGAAACAATTAGTTATGTCTACCTAATTTATGTCTACCTAATTTTGACATTTGACATTTTACTCGTAGTCTACTCGAATTATGTAATGTTAAATAAGAGGTAAAAACGTTTTGAGTCTTGTTACCACATACAGATGCATAATTCAAAGTAAGAGATCGATCAACAAGATCAGTAGACGTAAACTTGTAGTTTTGTTCCTCTCAAAAAGAAAAAAAAAAAAAAACTCGTTTTCTTTGTCTCCCCATAATTGTTTATCGTAGTCTTTGATGATGAGCCATGCCGGATAAGAGGGAGTCCATATGTATTGGAGTTTATGTTACTCCCAAATTTCCATGGTTTCTTCTTGTTTCTGTCGAATTGAAGTAGGGACGTTCAGCACAGAAATTGGTCATCAGCTTCCCTCACTGTTTGCCCATGTGGCAAATTAGGCGACCTATATGGTGTCCATTTTAAGCTCCACCAAATGTAATGTTCTAAACCAACTGTAACCACCGTGATCACGCAGTTGCAAGCTGCCACGAACAAAGAGACATGGCCATAGCGAAAATGGGTCCAATTAGGATGACATTTTGGGTAACAAAGTCTCTATCGGAAGCAAAATCTTCTGGACCAGGGTTGGAGACTTGGAGCATGTTAGATGATACCAAAATCTGGGACACTAGCTAAAGTCCCTTCTCTCATCTTGCACAAGAAATCGCCCTTATTAGAATGATAATTCATAGGAGGTCAATTATGACAACAAAGGAGATCAAATCTGAGCCCACCCGCTTATAACCCTCGATGTAATCCCAAGAAAATTATTTTTAGGACGTCTTGATTCAAGTCTTTATCTTCACAATGACTTGATCTATATCTAGTCAATCCTCTAATTTTGAGATGCACTCTTGAGCTATATAAAGATCTTTCATAAGCACTGAACATTTCCTATGACAACCAAGAAACCAAGTTGAGTCGAAGAGACACTTTCCGGTTATAACTAGGTTTGGATGAACACTTTCCGGAAAATCTTTGATGGCTCAACCCAATTACCCATATATGAGTATGTGACACTAGAGACGCACTGGGGTAGCCGTCACTAGCGGCTGCTCCAGCTGCCTGAATCCATTCTGTTATAGAAGTTAAAACTTGCTGCATATTGGATTCAGCTTCTGTTAAGCTAACTCTATGTTAGTGCCAGCAACAACATTAAAACTAAGAGATCTCAGTAGATAGAAAGGCATTGAGATACTTTTGCTCTACATTCTCAATTAGAACCTAGCAGAGTTAACCTAAAGCCTAAAGACCTTGAATCCTTTTACTGTTTGAGTAAACATAAATTTATCTACCCACCCCAAAGTGACACAAGAAAGTAAAATAATCATCAACATCCCACAGCCACTCCAGCATTGACATCCTTCTTCTCATCACTCTTTTCCATCTTCTGATTCTTCTTCTTGCTCAGTCCCAAAAACTTCCTCAATTTCCCAATAACCTTCTTAGCAATGCCAATCTTAGCTTTCTTGTCAACTCGAACCTTCACCGTCTTTGTTTTAGCCTCCACCTTAACCGGCGTCGTTTTAGCCTCCACCTCCAACACCTCAACCAAATCAAGAGCCCCATTCTTCTTGAAAACTTGTACAAGTTGCGGATACAGCTCCTGCATTGACGCCTTAAATTTCTTCGAAACGTCCCAAACTACCCTCGGCTTCTGCGTAGAAGTTTCAAGCTCGCCTTCATCTCTGTAGCACCCAACTCCCACTCGCGCGTTCACGTACGCGCCGCACGCTCTCAGAATCCGACTCCCCCTCTCCCGGAAAAACACCGCCGTAAACGCCTCGAAATTCCTGGGCGGATTCCGGAGCGAATACAGCGTCGTCTTGCACGTCAAGACAAACGCGTCCTCATTGTACGCCCGCGACCGCTTCTCTACACCCGACCCGCCCGGCGACCCGGTACCCGGTTCGTTGAAATACGGCTTCTCGTTCAGAACCAGCGCCTGGATCGAGAGCAGAACCTGGAGAACCGTGGACTGGGCCGGGTCCCACTTCTCCCGCTTCTTCCCGATCCAGGTGTTGAGCAGGCTGAGGCAGACGTACCCGCTCGCGTAGAGATTCGGGTTGACCCGCAACCCGTATGACCGGTAGTGCACAATGGGGGGCCGGGTCGGGTAATCGGGCGGGAACTTAATGTCGAAGAAGAAGAGCGCGTCGTGGTAGGGAGTCCCGGCGGCGCCGACGATGACGGCGCGGAGAAGCTCGATGCGCGTGTCGTACACGCGCACGAAGATGGAGTCCGGGAGGTTGTTCTCGAGGACCCGCCACTCTTTCATGATGGTCTTGTGGACTGATCCGTCGTAGTTTTGTTTCTTGCTGGAGACGGCGGCGTAGGCGTGGTCCGAGTGGTCCGGAACGACGTCGAATCGGGGGAAGGGAGTAGGGGCGTCGCCGTTTTGGGTCATGGTGATTTGGATTTTGGGGTGACACTTGGGAATTGGGATGGGAATGTTTTGAAAGGTAGCGTCTTGGATATTGAGCTTCTGTCTTGACTCGTCATTGATTCAAGTATTATATACTGTAGGTTATACTTCTTCTTGGCTCTTTGGGTTTTCCTTATTTGGGTTAGGATTGTGTTTTTGGGCTGGGAATATGGGCACCCGGGACTTCTTTCTGTACATACTTGGAAGTCGGAATAAGTAAAGCTTGCAGCTAGACTGAGTTTTAAATTCTTTTGAAGTTTTAAAACTTTAGATATGAAACATCTTAATAGAAAATTAGTTTTGGAGCTAATTTTAAATATAACTTGGATATCGCTCAAAGGTAAATTATTAAAACTTTTAAAGAAATTGAAATCCTTAAAACTAGCATAATCTTAATAAGTTATCAAGATTTGGTCTTTTTGTTTGATGTATAATTTTCAGATTGGTAAGTGATGATAGGACACATCTTTCTGATAATGTGTTTGATTGACCGTATCTTGATCACAAAGTGAATTGACGTAGTTGCTTCTTCTATCCATCGACACACTAGATTTCTGCGAAACCGGAAACAATGAAGAGCATAATTCAATCACATTCTAGTACACTACCACAATATTGAGCAAATGCCACACATCTTGTGTGAGCATTAGAGATGTTGCATTTCCCCTTAAATGTGGCAAATGAGAGTATTGGTGAAGTATGAGGAGAAAATATCACACATAAAAGAATTGCAACACCTTTAGTGACCACACTAGGTGTGTGGCCTTTGCCAGGCCAATATTGTTGTAGTGGTAGTAATGTAGCATATATCCAACAAACACTCCCATTCGCTCAGCTCCTAGCTAGTATCACCGGCTCTAAGAAGAAAGTGATTGCAGGGAAACAATCTCAAAAGTTCTTTGGCGGAATTCTGAGAAAATTCTGCTATGCAGATGGGTATTCTATACAAACCCTATCCCTAGACAAAAATCTCCTAACCCCGTCACCTTTTGCTAGCACATGTTCATTCTTCTTAGTTGTATGTATGGGATACCCCCCATTGTATATATTAGCGTAATCATCAGTACATAATTACTTCATAAGCACTAGTCCAAACCTAAACTAGCCAATGCACCACCGAGTAAGAATTGAACTTATCTCAGAGTAATATATAACAAGACAGACAAGAAGTCAAGAGCAAACTGACATGTTCCCGTGGTGGATCCGGATCTCCTCATATTTCTCTCATAGGAAAAATTTTAAAAACAATACATGACAAATGGTCCACTCTAAATTTTGGTGTTTTAAGTTTTAAAACAATCATAACAATGCATGAACTTGTAATCTCAACCGAAAATATGTACATACCGTTACATTCTCCGTTATCTAACGTGTTTTCTGTTAAACTTTGGGGGGCAAATCCATCACTCTTTAATTTAGTAGTAATAAATTATTAAAATTAATAATTAAATTAATAATTAATAAGAAGAGGGAAATAAGAAAGGAAAAAGTATTGTTGTCTCTCTTTTTCGTCCCCGTTCAAACCCAGCATACACAAAAATGGTGATTGAGGTAGGACTGTAGGAGGAAGTTGGAAGATGATTTCATTTGGTAAGTTACGGAAGAAAGGGTTTGAATATATATCGGTGGATATTGAGTAAGAAAACTTAGAGCGAGAAAGCTATGTCCTAGTTTTACTTGGATTGGGATGAGCAGCAAAGTTTTTTTTTTTTTTCTGATGAATAACAACAATTGCTACAATCCTGGAATACAATAAGTGACTCACGCCAACATCATCACAAGATTGTGAATTGTGACAACGGAGTTCTTTCTTCTTGAACATGATCAGATGAACAAGGGAGCTAGTCCTTGATCATTAAGAATCCAATCAAACAACATCGGATTAAGATTTAAGAAACATAAGCAGTAAAACTAGTAATTGATGAGAAACTATATGCGTTGTAAGCCTTAATCAAACTCAATTAATCCATATCCTTACCTTAATCCATCGGTTTTGCCGGTTCACTCAAAATCCAATACGTCTCTAAACTGACGGCCATGCTATATTGAAGTTGGTCATTACACCACAAATTCTATTCAAACAAATTAACGATCAACCCTTTTCTAGTGAAGGATATATCATTAGTACATGTGACATAGCCTAATACTTATTCATGTAAGCAATTAAGAACCAAAACATATTTAAGAGCATCTTTAGCA from Fragaria vesca subsp. vesca linkage group LG3, FraVesHawaii_1.0, whole genome shotgun sequence harbors:
- the LOC101309921 gene encoding probable ubiquitin-conjugating enzyme E2 26-like, yielding MTQNGDAPTPFPRFDVVPDHSDHAYAAVSSKKQNYDGSVHKTIMKEWRVLENNLPDSIFVRVYDTRIELLRAVIVGAAGTPYHDALFFFDIKFPPDYPTRPPIVHYRSYGLRVNPNLYASGYVCLSLLNTWIGKKREKWDPAQSTVLQVLLSIQALVLNEKPYFNEPGTGSPGGSGVEKRSRAYNEDAFVLTCKTTLYSLRNPPRNFEAFTAVFFRERGSRILRACGAYVNARVGVGCYRDEGELETSTQKPRVVWDVSKKFKASMQELYPQLVQVFKKNGALDLVEVLEVEAKTTPVKVEAKTKTVKVRVDKKAKIGIAKKVIGKLRKFLGLSKKKNQKMEKSDEKKDVNAGVAVGC